In Setaria italica strain Yugu1 chromosome I, Setaria_italica_v2.0, whole genome shotgun sequence, the genomic window cccgcctccgccaaatctcaaccaccggcatacccgctcctgcgccgccctgacgccagaacccaatgaccgctggcgtcatctccgaagtcctgcaccaccgcccccatcgctcaatcgccgcccaggcagagcactccattgcttcttccccggccttcgcgccgctccccttctctctctcccgcgccgcttcccttccccgtcccagccgctataaaagggaatgcgcaagcccgccggagttccctccgccattgttgccttccgccacctctcttgctccctgctcaagctcctagcaccacaccctaaagttcttgaggaactctcctctcagctcctCTCCGTTTtctccaagccacccagccgcttgctcctccgtgctgcgtaaaagctcacttgtgatccacaagaagcaccgccgccgccggagcactgccggtcttagccgttgttcaaagccttagtccctccgcccaagtctgcttcttcccgaccccaagctttccttgaaggaagaaggtaagctgccgaccccagtccgcttcgcccgacccctcttatccgcccgaccccggttccgtctcgcccgaccctatctgttccgccgacccttatccgcctcgcccgagggctcggctgtgatctttttcttaaacccgagggtgtatgtgtaaaacttaggaacccttcagcgcttgcgtctgaggatctccagtataccacatcctctagttcaaggatcagatcacaagttccttTCCAACCCTCACCTCTTGACCTCCACCagctcctttgaacctccccaccctcctgctctttgtcgcgagtttctgggctcaggcgagcaagtgttgctgttgaaataaccatctgtgctaactcttgcattgcattcgtgtagagctgcgcctcgccgacggcttctacgagctacacctggtgccagaagatgaagctatagctgagctcctgcccccagaagccgaagctgcccccgaagtcgagcaattctcttcctctttgctcgaaggcaagccccggttgcatgaaaaccctgtgttgttttaccagacttgcgcatgccttctgtaacatgcttgtgcatttacgtataggaattgtttgaaaccctagatgcatgacttagttatccccatgatctgaacactagctgttggaccgagtagctgcttgcttaactaggaaacggtaaaagccgagtgattccctgtcactcgcgagttgtaggagttggttgtctaccttctgttacaactataaggacgatggacggggcaagggtttgggtaactctttggtggtcggatggttgccccgtctgtctacgaaaacttgctaaggcccgacagtggtggtgttcgtgatcaagtgtttgaaagtactaacctcatacttagtatgggatgaggaagcctagtaccagattgaacctagacgtgagcggtcgccccattgttcttggaacggagtttcccctgctggttgtcgcacgtggtggcaagcgtggtcacagaacagcagaggctgggtctgtggaaccttgcaccaaaggaaatgggcccaacacgggttaggggattgatgaggaaggccgacacaggaagcgacctccgggtgcgcggatgtcgtgaggttaggttcaccatgcatggttaaagaactcgaatcgattcgtctgcctctcacagtttgagattgcttgatcgctatgtcaccctgagtaaatgaggaatctgatgatgacatggttttgttgatatacataccttgtttggctctatgattgcttagaataggttgaaaaacCTAaactggttaaagaacttagaatcggagctaaaacttgaaaatagggtttacttagtgcttttggcaaacaaacctctcagccaaaaagccctgcatgtctagaatggtggagtagttttactcctgtcggttaaatcttgttgagcttagtagctcagccttgttgtggctcctatttttcaggtgaagttgctgcccccgacccttctcctgctggcacttggccgcccccgctccctccaggttggacggtcgagtgggatccctcctcggacggtgaggagagggatcagtgatgtcccggctggcctcaccaggacgtccgaccccgacgattgcttccgctagtgttttaccttctgttgttttctgaaatcttgtaaaactctgatgttctttcgtaactaaactaagtggttaatgGTTAACtcgtggacttgttgtactctctggaaccgctcaccttcgtgtgagtctgctaaaatggtcctgttcaagtggttaaatcggaggaaaatccgacggcacttcgtgtttactcggtttaggtatgagcgtcgcatattaggcggctaaatcatgtctaaccaagtagatccgaagtggatccaccacactcggttgcagcttcatcttctagaaccgggtgcagctcgtagaagccgtcggcgagatgcaactctacacgaaatgcaatgcaaggggtTAGAATTTAGACGATtacttcaacagcaacacttgcgagTTCTAGCTCAAAactttgtagcaaggctacgggAAAAGtgaggaagttcacttgagttggagaagaataaggaaaaagggtcggatgggaagaagcttatgatctgacccttagactagaggaatagatgtgttgggggtcctcagacttaacgcagagaagtccccgatttttacacatatacccttaGGTCAAGGAAAAAATACAGCCGAGcgctcgggcgagacggagaaagggtcggtgaAACAGACAAGGTTGGGCaagacggagaaaggggtcggtcgaacggatagggtcggatgaggcggacaaggggtcggacgaataGAAGGGGTCCgacaaggcggaaaaagggtcggcagcttaccttcgtcttacaggtcAAGCTTCGGGTCGAGagagagcagacttgggcggaggatgGAAACATGAAGACTTGGGCAGGCGAtgcccggcggtgctccggcggcggcggtggcgcttcttgtggaaacaagcaagctcttgcgcagcacggaggagcaagcggctgggtggattggaaaggcgggcgtggagcggagaggagagttcctcagggacttaggcggtagcgccttgagcacgaacagagagcaaggcgggagggcagcgatggcgaaggggactccgacgggactctggcattcccttttatagctgcgcgaaagagagagagagttggagcagcgtgaagaccgggaagaagcgatggagtgcgctgccggggtggcgattgagtagcggtgcggcggagcaggacttcggggatgacactggcggtcattgggcaccgaagaTAGGGCAGCGCAGGCGTGGTTTTGtcagtggttgagatttggcggaggcgggcgtcgtcgtgcggtggatctgatggaagtgactggggaaacggcgctagaagcgagggcgtgcaggtgagaagacaggcggctacggtcgcgcgggcgagtgtgaagcaacagattgtcgggggcgcAGCTTTGACAGGGCGGAATTTGGGACAGCTCTGACAGCACTCAACTTGGGAAAAACTGagagggggattagggactcgaaGTTGATTAActgaaagatttggggtcggtcgtcacacggaatttgggactcggattaagattaactcggctgatttaaccaaGGTCATTACAGAGACCctagagtatcatgccgttggcccgctcaacctgcccgttcatgcggggatgtgccacggccgaccagtccagtCGGATGTGGTGGTTGTCGTAGAACTTGAGGAACATCTTCCTGGTGAACTGCGTGCTGTTGTCCATGacgatggagttggggactccgaagcgatggatgatgtcggtgaagaattgtaccgcctgctcggacttgatctgcgtgaccggtcgtgcctcgatccactttgagaacttgtcgacagcgacaagcaagtgggtgaagcccccgggcgccttcttgaagggcccgacgaggtctagtccccagaccgcgaagggccacgtgatggggatggtttggagCGCCTgggcgggcagatgggtttggcacgtgaagaattgacacccttcgcaggtgcgtACCACGTGGGTGGCATCGGCTActgccgtcggccagtagaagccctgtcAGAAGGCGTTCccgacgagggttcttggcgtgGCGTGGTGGCTGTAGGCTCCAGCATGAATGTTCTgtatcagcgcctttccctgcttgATCGGAATGCAGCACTGGAGGATGCCAgtgtggctccgcttgtagagctcctggtcgacaatgatgaaggatttggcaTCATGGGCAATCCTTCGCGCCTCTATCTTGTCCGTCGGGAGCAACTCACGGATGAGGTAGTTGAGGTACAGGGCTCTCCAGCcaggcggggggtcgggcccctctgTTGGGTTCgcatcgatctccatgacctcggggtcaGAGGGATCGGCCTTCGAGTCCAGGGCAGGTGGCGAGTTGCCGAACTCTCCCGGGTCAGCTCCTGAGTCCGGGGTAGATGGCGTattgccgacctctcccgggTCGGCTCCCGAGTCCGGGGCTGATGGCGTGTTGCCGATCCCTCCTTGTTTTGTGTAGTGGATTGAGGGCTTGTATTGGTCACCGATGAATACGCCGTCGAGGACGGGCTttcggccggatgccgccttcgccagctcgtcagcTGCCTCATTGAAACGTCTAGTGACATGGTTGAGTTCCAggccgtcgaacttgtcttcgagcttgcggacttcATTGCAGTAcgccgccatcttggggtcgtggcagctccactccttcatgacctgCTCGACGACTAGCTCggagtcgccccggatgtccAGCCGTCAGATGCCTAGTTCAATGGCGATGCAAAGCCCATTGAGGAGAGCCTTgtactcggcgacattgttagatgcaggaaagtggaggcggatcatgtacctcatgtgCACGCCGAGGGGGGAGACGAAGACCAGTCCCGCTCCGGCGCGAGCTTTCATCAGcaacccgtcgaagtacatcgttcagtactcctgcttctctggcgctaatggcgtctggatctctgtccactccGCCACAAAGTCGgtgagtacctgggacttgatagCTGTCCGGGGGGTGTAGGTAATGCCCTAGTCCATAAGCTCGAGgacccacttcgcgatccgcccTGTGGCATCctggttccggatcacttcgccgagggGGAACGATGAGACGACCGTCactgggtgggaggtgaagtagtggcgcaacttcctctttgtgatgaggactgcgtagatgagcttctggatctgggGGTAGCGAGCCTTGGACttggacaagacctcgctgacgaagtacaccgggcgctgcaccttgagggcatgtccttcctcctctcgctccaccactagggctGCGCTAACCACCTCGGTGGTTGCcgtgatgtagagcaggagtggctccccGTCGGTTGGCAGGACCAagattggggccttcgtcagaacgtgcttgagccggtcaagcgcctcctgggccttggcggtccacacaaagcggtcggtcttctttaggagtcggtagagaggcagcccccgttcgccaaggcgtgagatgaagcggctcagggccgcaagATATCCTGTGATGACcgctattttctccgggttggcttcgatgccgcgcacggagatgatgaagccgaGCAGTATGCCCCGTGGGAccccaaaaatgcacttttcagggttgagtttgatgcgcttgtctctcagcctcTCGAAGGCTAGttcccttcttggacttgaccatgatgttgttgggatacgaggtaggctacactagcgcaattaaaaaaattctaccgcgtataaccaggaagaactgccgtataaggatcacgggattaccactcgacgcactactattgcggaagatgtagatatgcgtcgatgcagtgaagacgatcacgtagtcgtacgtagtcgatcaacgtagtcgtacgtagtcgatcacgtcta contains:
- the LOC101766416 gene encoding uncharacterized protein LOC101766416 — its product is MAAYCNEVRKLEDKFDGLELNHVTRRFNEAADELAKAASGRKPVLDGVFIGDQYKPSIHYTKQGGIGNTPSAPDSGADPGEVGNTPSTPDSGADPGEFGNSPPALDSKADPSDPEVMEIDANPTEGPDPPPGWRALYLNYLIRELLPTDKIEELYKRSHTGILQCCIPIKQGKALIQNIHAGAYSHHATPRTLVGNAF